Proteins encoded in a region of the Elizabethkingia bruuniana genome:
- the secA gene encoding preprotein translocase subunit SecA, with translation MGFLDTILKGFLGNKNEKDLKEVKKVVEKIKKTEPAIGQLSDDGLREKTREFQQKIQDAAANVRKQIEDIQSKIETTDNVDEKEALYGQVADLNKVAYQHEEKVLGDILPEAFALLKETARRWAQNGEIRVTASDRDRELAATKDFVVIEGDQAIWKSEWDAAGTAVKWDMVHYDVQFIGGTILHQGKIAEMATGEGKTLVGTLPIFLNALPGRGVHVVTVNDYLAKRDSAWMAPIFEFHGLSVDCIDNHQPNSESRRKAYKSSITYGTNNEFGFDYLRDNMVNSPEELVQGELNYAIVDEVDSVLVDDARTPLIISGPVPQGDRQEFDLLKPSVDRIVEVQKKTITGIFGEAKKLIAAGNKKEGGFKLLQAFRGLPKNRQLIKFLSEEGNRALLQKTEAQYMADNNREMPKVDKDLYFVIDEKNNQVDLTDKGVEYMSQGNSDPSFFVLPDIATEIAELEKQNLLKEEEFAAKEELYRDFAVKSERVHTLSQLLKAYSLFEKDDEYVVIDGEVKIVDEQTGRIMEGRRYSDGLHQAIEAKENVKIEAATQTFATITLQNYFRMYNKLAGMTGTAETEAGELWEIYKLDVVVIPTNRPIQRHDKHDLVYKTNREKYNAVIEEIEKLTAAGRPVLVGTTSVEISQLLSKALQLRKIQHQVLNAKLHKKEAEIVAGAGQPGVVTIATNMAGRGTDIKLSKEVKDAGGLAIIGTERHDSRRVDRQLRGRAGRQGDPGSSQFYVSLEDNLMRLFGSERIAKMMDKMGHKDGDVIQHSMISRSIERAQKKVEENNFGIRKRLLEYDDVMNKQRDVIYKRRKNALFGEHLKFDIMNMIYETAGSIVNQTKADNNFKEFEFEIIKNFTMDAPVSESEFKNMQAPALIDKVYHTAVEDYKQKLALLKEKAFPIIENVYQNQGSMFKMIQVPFSDGHRTLTIVTDLQKAYETHCESLITDFEKNISLGIIDENWKNHLREMDDLRRSSQGAVYEQKDPLVIYKQESFFLFSEMVDKINKEIVSFLYKGEIPA, from the coding sequence ATGGGTTTTTTAGACACGATTCTCAAGGGTTTTTTAGGTAACAAAAACGAAAAAGACCTGAAGGAAGTAAAAAAAGTAGTAGAGAAGATAAAAAAAACTGAGCCGGCTATTGGACAGCTTTCCGATGATGGGCTTAGAGAAAAGACCAGAGAGTTTCAACAAAAAATTCAGGATGCTGCAGCTAATGTGCGTAAGCAGATAGAGGATATCCAAAGCAAAATCGAGACAACTGATAATGTTGACGAGAAAGAAGCGCTTTACGGGCAGGTAGCAGATCTTAATAAAGTTGCATATCAGCACGAAGAGAAAGTTTTAGGAGACATTCTTCCGGAAGCTTTTGCATTGCTGAAAGAAACTGCAAGAAGATGGGCACAAAATGGTGAAATCCGAGTAACTGCATCAGACAGAGACCGTGAACTGGCTGCGACAAAAGATTTTGTTGTAATAGAAGGGGATCAGGCAATCTGGAAGAGTGAGTGGGATGCTGCCGGAACTGCTGTGAAGTGGGATATGGTACATTACGACGTTCAGTTTATCGGGGGAACAATACTTCACCAAGGTAAAATTGCTGAGATGGCAACTGGTGAAGGTAAAACTTTAGTAGGAACATTACCTATTTTCCTTAATGCACTTCCGGGCCGTGGTGTACACGTTGTAACGGTAAACGATTATCTTGCAAAACGTGACTCGGCATGGATGGCTCCTATCTTCGAATTCCACGGACTTTCTGTAGATTGTATCGACAATCACCAGCCAAACTCAGAGAGCAGAAGAAAAGCATATAAATCCAGTATTACTTACGGAACCAATAACGAATTTGGTTTTGACTACCTGAGAGATAACATGGTAAACAGTCCTGAAGAATTAGTTCAGGGTGAACTAAACTATGCGATTGTGGATGAGGTAGACTCTGTATTGGTGGATGATGCAAGAACTCCGCTTATTATCTCCGGTCCTGTTCCGCAAGGAGACAGACAGGAATTTGATCTGTTAAAACCAAGTGTTGACCGTATTGTAGAGGTACAGAAAAAGACCATTACTGGTATCTTCGGTGAGGCTAAAAAACTTATCGCAGCCGGAAACAAAAAAGAAGGAGGATTCAAACTTCTTCAGGCGTTCAGAGGATTGCCAAAGAACAGACAATTAATTAAATTCCTTTCTGAGGAAGGAAACAGAGCGCTTCTACAGAAGACTGAAGCGCAATATATGGCAGATAACAACCGTGAAATGCCAAAGGTAGATAAAGACCTTTATTTCGTTATCGACGAGAAAAACAATCAGGTAGACCTTACCGATAAAGGGGTAGAATACATGTCTCAGGGTAACTCAGACCCTAGCTTCTTCGTTCTTCCTGATATTGCAACTGAAATTGCAGAACTAGAAAAGCAAAATCTCCTTAAAGAAGAAGAATTTGCTGCCAAAGAAGAATTATACCGTGATTTTGCTGTAAAATCTGAACGTGTACACACTTTAAGCCAGTTATTAAAAGCTTATTCATTATTTGAGAAAGACGATGAATATGTGGTAATTGACGGCGAAGTTAAGATCGTTGATGAGCAGACAGGTCGTATTATGGAAGGAAGACGTTACTCAGATGGTCTTCACCAGGCGATTGAAGCAAAAGAAAATGTGAAAATTGAAGCGGCAACCCAAACCTTTGCAACGATTACATTACAGAACTATTTCCGTATGTACAACAAGCTTGCAGGGATGACAGGTACTGCAGAAACAGAAGCAGGTGAACTTTGGGAGATCTACAAATTGGACGTAGTGGTAATCCCTACCAACAGACCAATCCAGAGACACGATAAGCACGATTTGGTATACAAAACCAACCGTGAGAAATATAATGCAGTAATTGAAGAAATTGAGAAGCTTACAGCTGCCGGAAGACCTGTACTTGTTGGTACAACTTCAGTAGAGATTTCTCAGTTATTGTCAAAAGCACTTCAATTAAGAAAAATACAACACCAGGTACTTAATGCTAAGCTTCACAAGAAGGAAGCTGAAATTGTTGCCGGAGCCGGACAACCAGGAGTTGTGACTATTGCAACAAACATGGCAGGTCGTGGTACCGATATCAAGCTTTCTAAGGAAGTAAAAGATGCGGGCGGTTTAGCAATTATTGGTACAGAAAGACATGACTCCAGACGTGTAGACAGACAGTTAAGAGGTCGTGCAGGACGTCAGGGAGATCCAGGTAGTTCTCAGTTCTATGTTTCTTTGGAAGATAACTTGATGCGTCTTTTCGGTTCAGAAAGAATTGCGAAAATGATGGATAAGATGGGGCACAAAGACGGAGATGTGATTCAGCACTCTATGATCAGCCGTTCCATCGAAAGAGCTCAGAAGAAAGTGGAAGAGAATAACTTTGGTATTCGTAAGAGATTATTGGAGTATGATGATGTAATGAACAAGCAGCGTGATGTTATCTATAAGCGTAGAAAAAATGCTTTATTCGGAGAACACCTGAAGTTTGATATTATGAACATGATCTACGAAACAGCAGGCTCTATTGTTAATCAAACAAAAGCAGATAATAATTTCAAAGAATTTGAATTCGAAATTATTAAGAACTTTACAATGGATGCTCCGGTTTCTGAATCCGAATTCAAAAATATGCAGGCACCTGCATTAATCGATAAAGTATACCATACAGCTGTAGAAGACTATAAGCAGAAGTTAGCTTTATTGAAAGAGAAAGCTTTCCCTATCATCGAGAATGTATACCAAAACCAAGGTAGTATGTTCAAAATGATTCAGGTTCCTTTCAGTGATGGTCATAGAACTCTGACTATTGTTACTGACCTCCAGAAGGCTTATGAAACACACTGTGAATCTTTGATTACAGATTTCGAGAAGAATATTTCTTTAGGTATTATCGACGAAAACTGGAAGAATCACCTTCGTGAAATGGATGACCTTAGAAGATCTTCTCAGGGAGCTGTTTACGAACAAAAAGATCCGTTAGTAATCTACAAGCAAGAATCTTTCTTCTTATTTAGTGAGATGGTAGATAAAATTAACAAGGAAATCGTTTCTTTCCTCTACAAAGGAGAGATCCCGGCTTAA
- a CDS encoding DUF2795 domain-containing protein, producing MYWTLELASYLSDAPWPMTKAELIDYAIRTGAPMEVVENLQAIEDEGEIYESIEEVWSDYPTDEDFLWNEDEY from the coding sequence ATGTACTGGACATTAGAATTAGCTTCATATCTTAGTGATGCACCATGGCCAATGACTAAGGCAGAATTAATCGATTATGCTATTAGAACAGGCGCACCGATGGAGGTTGTGGAAAACCTTCAGGCTATTGAAGATGAAGGTGAAATTTATGAAAGTATCGAGGAAGTTTGGTCAGATTACCCGACCGATGAGGATTTCCTTTGGAACGAGGACGAATATTAA
- a CDS encoding GDP-mannose 4,6-dehydratase yields MNYLVTGGSGFIGSHLVEKLLREGHSVINVDNFDNFYDYQIKVQNTLESVGDDGAFDFDHKLTDIAKLIDRTKSEQYRLYYQDIRDKDGLEKIFQMHSFDMVIHLAALAGVRPSIERPLEYEEVNIRGTMNLWELCKDFEISKFVCASSSSVYGNNDKVPFAETDFVDEPISPYAATKKCGEILGHVYHSLYKIDMIQLRFFTVYGPRQRPDLAIHKFAELLHLNEKIPFYGDGTTARDYTFIDDIIDGVTKSISYLHNHEGVYEILNLGESDVITLQEMVSVLSEELNTVPVLHRLPMQAGDVQRTNADILKAKTLIGYQPKTKFQNGIKIFVEWFLRKKTKK; encoded by the coding sequence ATGAATTATTTAGTAACGGGAGGGTCTGGTTTTATAGGATCACATCTGGTAGAAAAATTATTGAGAGAAGGACATTCTGTCATAAATGTGGACAACTTTGATAATTTCTATGACTATCAGATAAAAGTTCAAAATACACTGGAATCAGTAGGTGATGACGGTGCTTTTGATTTCGATCATAAGCTTACAGATATAGCTAAGCTTATTGACAGAACAAAGTCCGAACAATACAGACTTTACTATCAGGATATCAGGGATAAAGACGGACTGGAAAAGATCTTTCAGATGCATTCCTTTGATATGGTAATACACCTTGCTGCATTAGCAGGAGTACGCCCATCTATCGAAAGGCCTCTTGAATATGAAGAAGTGAACATTCGTGGTACCATGAATCTTTGGGAGCTTTGCAAAGATTTTGAGATCAGTAAGTTTGTATGTGCTTCATCTTCCAGTGTTTATGGTAATAATGATAAGGTGCCATTTGCAGAAACAGATTTTGTCGACGAGCCTATATCTCCTTATGCAGCTACCAAGAAATGTGGCGAAATACTAGGGCATGTATACCATAGCCTGTATAAAATTGACATGATTCAACTGCGTTTCTTTACAGTATACGGACCAAGGCAAAGACCGGATCTTGCTATCCATAAATTTGCTGAGTTACTGCATCTTAACGAAAAAATTCCTTTTTATGGAGATGGTACTACTGCCAGAGATTATACCTTTATAGATGATATTATAGATGGTGTCACCAAATCAATTAGTTATCTGCATAATCATGAAGGTGTTTATGAGATACTAAACCTGGGGGAGAGTGATGTAATAACCCTACAGGAGATGGTTTCTGTACTATCAGAAGAGTTAAATACAGTCCCTGTTCTTCACCGGCTGCCTATGCAGGCCGGAGATGTACAGAGAACAAATGCTGACATCCTGAAAGCAAAAACTTTAATAGGCTATCAGCCAAAGACTAAGTTCCAAAATGGCATAAAAATATTTGTGGAATGGTTTTTGAGAAAAAAAACAAAAAAATAG
- a CDS encoding DUF2797 domain-containing protein, translated as MKFSGQILKMITENGKPIQYYLNLSGDLISMNQLFDKEISIKHIGYQCVSCGLDLPIFRMGFCKKCFFESPYASETILRPELSTAHLGIEERDLEVEKEIQLVPHVVYLAYTGDVKVGVTRETQVPTRWIDQGATFALPIARTDNRYEAGVIEVEMKNHLADKTNWKKMLQTLESDVDLADFREKIKEYFPKDSQKFYSSDEEIWRLDYPYEAPNDIKVFTLDKKPEFTGLLKGIKGQYLYFEGGNFINVRSHEGYVIDFSAG; from the coding sequence ATGAAATTCTCCGGACAAATACTAAAAATGATCACTGAAAACGGTAAACCAATACAATATTACCTTAATCTTTCGGGTGATTTAATTAGTATGAATCAGCTTTTTGATAAAGAAATAAGCATAAAGCATATCGGATATCAGTGTGTTTCCTGCGGGCTGGATCTACCTATTTTCCGTATGGGATTCTGTAAAAAATGTTTTTTTGAAAGTCCGTATGCCAGTGAAACAATCCTTCGCCCTGAATTGTCAACAGCTCATTTAGGTATTGAAGAGAGAGATCTGGAGGTTGAAAAAGAAATTCAGTTAGTTCCTCATGTTGTGTATCTGGCATACACAGGTGATGTAAAAGTTGGTGTAACAAGGGAAACTCAGGTTCCGACACGATGGATTGATCAAGGTGCCACATTTGCTCTTCCCATTGCAAGAACTGACAACCGATATGAAGCGGGAGTTATAGAGGTAGAGATGAAAAATCACCTTGCAGATAAGACCAACTGGAAAAAAATGCTGCAAACACTGGAATCGGATGTTGATCTTGCTGATTTCCGTGAAAAAATAAAAGAGTATTTCCCAAAAGATTCGCAAAAATTCTATTCTTCCGATGAGGAAATCTGGAGACTGGATTATCCATATGAAGCACCAAATGACATAAAAGTATTTACATTGGATAAGAAGCCTGAATTTACAGGATTACTAAAAGGTATAAAAGGCCAATATCTTTACTTCGAAGGTGGAAACTTCATCAACGTACGAAGCCATGAAGGTTATGTAATAGATTTTTCGGCCGGATAA
- a CDS encoding prolyl oligopeptidase family serine peptidase, which translates to MKYKKLSVAVAAFAFAAVSAQNSNSLKYPETKKVNHTDTYFGNQVSDPYRWLEDDRAEDTKAWVQQEVKFTQDYLAQIPFRGQIKKQLLDIWNYEKISAPFKKGKYTYFYKNDGLQAQSVLYRKDASGKTEVFLDPNKFSDKGTTSLANLSFNKKGTLVAYSISEGGSDWNKIIILDAETKKQIDETLLDVKFSGISWLGDEGFFYSSYDKPKDGSVLSGMTDKHKVYFHKLGTKQSQDELIIGGDKFPRRYLSGYVTEDQRYLVVSAANATNGNELYIKDLKNKTDFIPIITGFESNVGLVDTDGDTLFLHTDKNAPNMRMVKTTIQNPKPETWKDVIAETSEPMRVNSGGGYFFATYMKDALSQIKQYDKTGKLVREIKLPGSGTAGGFGGEKTEKELYYSFTNYITPPTIFKFSIDSGKSEVYQKPKVKFNPENYVSEQVFYTSADGTKIPMMISYKKGLKKDGKNPTILYSYGGFNISLQPAFSVVNAIWMENGGIYAVPNIRGGGEYGKKWHDAGTKQQKKNVFNDFIAAGEYLQKNGYTSKDYMALSGRSNGGLLVGATMTMRPDLAKVAFPGVGVLDMLRYNKFTAGAGWAYDYGTAEDSKEMFEYLKSYSPVHNVKAGTCYPSTMVITSDHDDRVVPAHSFKFGAELQAKQACKNPVLIRIETNAGHGAGRSTEQVVMENADLLSFALYEMGIKNLK; encoded by the coding sequence ATGAAGTATAAAAAACTATCTGTGGCAGTTGCAGCTTTCGCTTTTGCAGCTGTTTCAGCACAAAATTCTAACTCATTGAAGTATCCCGAAACAAAGAAAGTAAATCATACCGATACCTATTTTGGTAATCAGGTATCAGACCCATACCGTTGGCTGGAAGATGACAGAGCTGAAGATACCAAAGCATGGGTACAACAGGAGGTGAAATTTACACAGGATTATCTTGCGCAAATTCCTTTCCGTGGACAGATTAAAAAACAACTTTTAGATATCTGGAATTATGAAAAGATTTCAGCACCATTTAAAAAAGGTAAATACACTTACTTCTATAAGAATGACGGGCTACAAGCACAATCTGTGTTGTACAGAAAAGATGCTTCCGGAAAAACAGAAGTATTTTTAGATCCGAATAAGTTTTCAGATAAAGGGACAACCTCTTTAGCTAATCTTTCATTCAATAAAAAAGGTACATTAGTAGCTTATAGCATTTCTGAAGGAGGTTCTGACTGGAATAAGATTATTATTCTGGATGCAGAAACTAAAAAACAAATCGATGAAACGCTTCTTGATGTAAAATTTAGTGGCATCTCCTGGTTAGGAGATGAAGGTTTCTTCTATTCCAGTTATGATAAGCCGAAAGACGGAAGCGTGCTTTCCGGAATGACGGACAAGCATAAAGTGTATTTTCATAAGCTTGGAACAAAGCAGTCTCAAGATGAGTTGATTATTGGTGGTGATAAATTCCCAAGAAGATACTTAAGTGGCTATGTAACAGAAGACCAGAGGTATCTTGTCGTTTCTGCAGCTAACGCAACTAATGGTAACGAACTCTATATTAAAGATCTTAAAAATAAAACAGATTTTATTCCGATTATTACAGGCTTCGAGAGCAATGTAGGATTGGTTGATACAGATGGAGATACACTGTTCCTGCATACTGATAAAAATGCGCCTAATATGCGTATGGTAAAAACAACGATTCAGAATCCGAAGCCGGAAACCTGGAAAGATGTTATTGCTGAAACAAGTGAACCAATGCGTGTAAATTCTGGTGGAGGCTACTTCTTTGCAACTTATATGAAAGATGCACTGAGCCAGATTAAGCAATACGATAAAACAGGAAAGCTGGTTAGGGAAATTAAACTGCCGGGTAGCGGTACTGCAGGTGGTTTTGGTGGTGAAAAAACAGAAAAAGAATTGTATTATTCATTTACCAATTATATTACGCCTCCAACGATCTTTAAATTTAGCATAGACTCAGGAAAATCCGAGGTGTACCAAAAGCCTAAAGTGAAATTCAATCCTGAAAACTATGTTTCTGAGCAGGTATTCTATACATCTGCAGACGGAACTAAAATTCCGATGATGATCAGCTATAAAAAAGGACTGAAGAAAGACGGAAAGAATCCTACAATATTGTACAGCTACGGAGGATTTAATATCAGCCTGCAACCTGCATTCTCTGTTGTAAATGCTATCTGGATGGAGAATGGCGGAATTTATGCTGTTCCGAATATCCGTGGTGGAGGTGAATATGGTAAAAAATGGCATGATGCGGGAACCAAACAGCAAAAGAAAAATGTGTTTAATGACTTCATTGCTGCAGGGGAATATTTACAGAAGAATGGTTATACTTCCAAAGATTATATGGCGCTTTCAGGACGCTCGAATGGAGGATTGCTTGTTGGTGCTACGATGACAATGCGCCCGGATTTAGCTAAAGTAGCCTTCCCGGGTGTTGGTGTACTGGATATGCTGCGTTATAATAAATTTACTGCTGGTGCCGGATGGGCATATGACTACGGAACCGCTGAGGATAGTAAAGAAATGTTTGAATATTTAAAATCTTATTCACCTGTACACAATGTAAAAGCTGGCACATGTTATCCTTCTACTATGGTGATCACAAGTGATCATGATGACAGAGTTGTTCCTGCACATTCATTTAAATTTGGTGCAGAATTACAGGCAAAACAAGCGTGTAAAAATCCAGTGCTTATCCGTATTGAAACTAATGCAGGACATGGAGCGGGACGCTCTACTGAGCAGGTTGTGATGGAAAATGCAGATTTGCTTTCATTTGCATTATATGAAATGGGTATTAAAAACCTGAAATAG
- a CDS encoding response regulator transcription factor gives MQKHRLLLAEDDITLGKLIKDSLDKLNYEVVWATDGVESLKLINKQTDLCILDVMMPGKDGWSVAKEIKKNYPATPVIFLTALSETKDLVKGYEAGANDYLRKPFSIDELHLRVRELLKRNKPESNQMKVGAYLFDIQRQELLYENRQIIKLSYKETELLKRLLFHKNELLNKIKVLKELWGDDNFFTSRNLDVYITKLRKKLSLDNNIEIINVRGFGYKLLIKENRFN, from the coding sequence ATGCAGAAGCATAGATTACTTTTGGCTGAAGATGATATTACTTTGGGAAAATTAATTAAGGATAGCCTTGATAAACTTAATTATGAGGTTGTGTGGGCAACAGACGGAGTAGAATCACTGAAACTTATTAATAAACAGACAGATTTATGTATTTTGGATGTTATGATGCCTGGAAAAGATGGATGGAGTGTTGCTAAAGAAATTAAAAAAAATTATCCCGCAACTCCTGTAATATTTCTCACCGCATTATCCGAAACTAAAGATTTGGTAAAAGGGTATGAAGCCGGGGCTAATGATTACCTTAGAAAGCCATTCAGTATAGATGAACTGCATTTAAGAGTCAGGGAGTTGTTGAAAAGAAATAAACCTGAATCCAATCAGATGAAAGTTGGAGCATATCTTTTTGATATTCAAAGACAGGAACTTCTCTATGAAAATCGACAAATTATAAAACTTTCATATAAAGAAACGGAACTGTTGAAAAGGTTGCTTTTTCATAAAAATGAACTCCTGAATAAAATAAAGGTTCTAAAGGAATTATGGGGAGATGATAACTTTTTTACCAGTCGAAATCTGGATGTCTATATTACTAAATTACGAAAGAAATTAAGCCTTGATAATAATATTGAAATCATTAATGTGCGTGGATTCGGATATAAGTTGCTAATCAAAGAAAATAGATTTAATTAG
- a CDS encoding sensor histidine kinase, whose translation MNLKIKIAITLVVGLLLTVTGLQFLYNYNLYRTETVVFTRIADESLKEAIQLSRDQKRQTMLRNLKCYLENPKYFKIIVEKQEPLKFSLIERSPKIKNHDRLTMSFQDLNLDNGDLKGKEKDIFISRFLKNVDDDLKEYYTWYYTPLVGDFIDHQFEINVITLNKVQENYLNILKQKGINEAFVFNKPNRDEITTHTYEVEPRVKDRINVYVAFPNPMKYFLRQQIWTILGSFLLVCIILISSVYLTRLLLSQERLNKEKDQLMLHLSHELRTPVTSIQIAAEGMRDHVQDEKERIEYINIILDKAKELSSFTHDVLNELSLNKAHFFVEEYDLSDLIIRLKGRFENDRVIIDVKEINSTKIFINSRHFENALNNIIGNAIKYNKNENPKIVIRSRDTKEAIEIMLEDNGEGIEDQYKKKVFKRFFRIPKESGYIYETKGFGIGLSYVKYVMDLHKASIEILDAKPQGTIFKIILPHAEA comes from the coding sequence GTGAATCTGAAAATTAAGATAGCAATTACATTGGTAGTTGGCTTATTGCTAACTGTTACGGGTTTACAGTTTCTGTATAATTACAATCTCTATAGAACAGAGACGGTGGTTTTTACCAGAATAGCTGACGAATCTTTAAAAGAAGCTATTCAGCTGTCCAGAGATCAGAAACGACAAACAATGCTCAGAAATTTAAAATGCTACCTGGAAAATCCAAAGTATTTTAAAATTATTGTCGAAAAACAAGAACCTCTAAAATTTTCTTTAATAGAGCGCTCTCCTAAAATTAAGAATCATGATCGCCTAACTATGAGTTTTCAGGATTTGAATTTAGATAATGGAGATTTAAAAGGAAAAGAAAAAGATATTTTTATTTCACGTTTTTTGAAAAATGTAGATGATGATTTAAAAGAATATTATACATGGTATTACACGCCATTAGTTGGAGACTTTATTGATCATCAGTTTGAAATAAATGTTATAACACTAAATAAAGTACAGGAAAACTACCTAAATATATTGAAGCAAAAAGGGATTAATGAAGCCTTCGTATTTAACAAACCCAATAGAGATGAAATAACCACACATACTTATGAAGTAGAGCCTCGTGTAAAAGATAGAATAAATGTTTATGTGGCTTTTCCTAATCCTATGAAGTATTTTCTTCGTCAGCAAATATGGACAATCTTAGGCTCTTTTTTACTGGTTTGTATTATTCTGATTAGTAGTGTTTACTTAACAAGATTACTTTTAAGTCAAGAGCGACTCAATAAGGAAAAAGATCAGCTAATGCTACATCTATCACATGAACTAAGGACTCCAGTAACCTCAATCCAGATAGCGGCAGAAGGTATGCGGGATCATGTACAGGATGAAAAAGAAAGAATAGAATATATAAATATTATATTAGACAAAGCAAAAGAACTTTCTTCTTTTACACATGATGTATTAAATGAATTAAGTTTAAATAAAGCCCATTTTTTTGTTGAAGAATATGATCTGAGTGATTTAATAATAAGATTAAAAGGTAGATTTGAAAATGATAGAGTTATAATTGATGTTAAAGAGATTAATTCTACGAAAATATTTATTAATTCCAGACATTTTGAAAATGCACTTAATAACATTATTGGTAATGCAATTAAATATAACAAAAATGAGAATCCAAAAATTGTTATAAGATCTAGAGATACAAAGGAGGCAATAGAGATAATGTTGGAAGATAATGGAGAAGGGATTGAAGATCAGTATAAAAAGAAGGTGTTCAAGAGATTCTTTAGAATCCCAAAAGAATCTGGTTATATATATGAAACAAAAGGATTTGGAATAGGGCTTAGCTATGTAAAATATGTAATGGACTTACATAAAGCATCGATAGAAATTTTGGATGCTAAGCCGCAAGGGACAATTTTTAAAATTATTTTACCTCATGCAGAAGCATAG
- a CDS encoding bacteriocin-like protein, whose product MKKLSKKELKTVHGAIGRCPKPATTCGQWCGWTEDQKASCMSLVIEICDC is encoded by the coding sequence ATGAAAAAGTTATCCAAAAAAGAGCTGAAAACAGTTCACGGAGCTATCGGAAGATGTCCTAAACCGGCTACCACTTGTGGCCAATGGTGTGGCTGGACAGAAGATCAAAAAGCAAGCTGCATGAGTTTAGTTATTGAAATTTGTGACTGCTAA
- the rpmA gene encoding 50S ribosomal protein L27, which yields MAHKKGVGSSKNGRESHSKRLGVKIFGGQEAIAGNIIVRQRGTQHHAGENVGIGKDHTLFALVDGKVVFTKKRDNRSYVSVAPDA from the coding sequence ATGGCACACAAGAAAGGGGTAGGTAGCTCCAAAAACGGTAGAGAATCACACTCTAAAAGACTAGGTGTTAAAATTTTCGGTGGTCAAGAAGCTATCGCGGGTAACATCATCGTTAGACAAAGAGGTACTCAGCACCACGCTGGAGAAAACGTAGGTATCGGTAAAGATCACACGCTTTTCGCTCTAGTAGACGGTAAAGTAGTATTTACTAAAAAGAGAGATAACAGATCTTATGTATCTGTAGCACCAGACGCTTAA
- the rplU gene encoding 50S ribosomal protein L21: MFAIVEIAGLQYKVEQDQKLYVNRLKGDKGNKVSFEKVLLTVNGTITVGAPAVEGIAVEAEIIDHVQADKVIVFKKKRRKGYQVKNGHRQQLTQIQITSITGFDGAKPAKKAAAKKTTKKAAEETSEEAAGE; this comes from the coding sequence ATGTTTGCAATCGTAGAGATAGCAGGGCTTCAATACAAAGTTGAGCAAGACCAAAAATTGTATGTTAACCGTTTGAAAGGAGATAAAGGAAACAAAGTTTCTTTTGAGAAAGTTCTTTTAACTGTTAACGGAACAATCACTGTGGGCGCCCCAGCTGTAGAAGGAATCGCTGTAGAAGCGGAGATTATTGATCATGTTCAGGCTGATAAAGTAATCGTTTTCAAAAAGAAAAGAAGAAAAGGTTACCAAGTTAAAAACGGTCACAGACAACAATTAACTCAAATCCAGATTACTTCAATCACAGGATTTGACGGAGCAAAGCCAGCTAAAAAAGCTGCTGCTAAAAAGACAACTAAAAAAGCTGCAGAAGAAACATCTGAAGAAGCTGCAGGAGAATAA